The Hypomesus transpacificus isolate Combined female chromosome 3, fHypTra1, whole genome shotgun sequence genome has a window encoding:
- the si:ch211-266g18.10 gene encoding titin homolog isoform X26, with translation MAAAAPQADGHTGETGRVSSPPKAPGFWLLRTLSFSVELLVALAFLLCWIGAGVMMFEIVEYKGVTDIQEIVMDPMKAINEAVDGISNLFNGAQELVPELDPMTAINFATEEITDAKEEFVSYLSDEEGNIYLSYIDPVIIGRGAFEATNDLMCEAGSTIQHTLCTVFDTILDLLKGKYDLSYIDPVVIGRGVFEVINGFMCKVGDAIQDILCSALDTFLDSVKAALQWVGFNPMIIVETVSEWMSSLWAYLWNLLQGVLNVKFSPMTVLTRTVDIIIEQKNILVNYLSHLLMGDQGVIPDITFDPMQVVTDAMVEITDKRNIFLSYLSNMIMDDKGESTPSEIHLIRRKGEFLPPLEKVAELTHTKEKDKISVPSETEEKYDTASMEDVKEAEEEHDKDDEGNKDPGEPLDEAVSDGDYMEAELQEEDADESKNTEHKQKRNVRITYERVRRIGSKAHLKKDQEQPEETDHQVKVEEEKIEGEVVEEEKEAQEQAQPLQKAVEAEDDHPDEGREETKKQEEEKKKTGDLHFKHQVVLEAGGDQEQDMTGIEQDKEGEQAVTEEAVEEKEEEEPANEEVKEEEVEETEDEEAKEEKEEEEPANEEVKEEKEEEETANEEVKEKKEEPANEEVKEEEEEEEEPANEEVKEEEKEEQPVEENKAAIEEVVENEELKKEKKEEEPAKEEVMEEEEEKVEVKKEKDKEKEEEKHKLVNEEDDHVVLTTEKFDVVDIMTGIASEEEEEEKETTPPVTDDEDYSDIIDDDENNNNSESKKTEPKRKRNVHIPYERIRRIGSRAHLKLDEEVPKVEDYQGKDTKDDKVLRESTERRAKQEVEDVLKDLRAAQVRKLERVQRRKENEEKKEKPVKLERKSEKEKEEELSEDKIGEAKNSVKKAEKLQLKDELLKKSAEEIKAVNETGPLRRRFAHQTKMTAIEPKMTVKELKDVKAYKTESDKKEVKSETEAIKADEEVKPEKKVFGKKVVKAEKDVEAKVTSEKIEAHKKESKADNKEVKPEKEAIKTEEEVKPEVKVFGKKVVKAEKEVEAKVTSEKIEAHKKETKADKKEVKPEKEAKAEEEVKPEVKVFGKKVVKAEKEVEAKVTSEKKEAHKKEIEADKKEVKPEKEVIKTDKGVKPEKKVVDKKEVKAEKEVEAKVASEKIEAHKKETKADKKEVKPEKEAIKTEEEVKPEVKVFGKKVVKAEKEVEAKVTTDKIEAHKKETKTDKKEVKPEKEAKAEEEVKPEVKVFGKKVVKAKKEVEAKVTSEKIEAHKKESKADKKEVKPEKEAIKTEEEVKPEVKVFGKKVVKAEKEVEAKVTSEKIEAHKKETKADKKEVKPEKEAIKTDKEVKAEKKVFGKKGVKAEKEVEAKVTTDKIEAHKKETKTDKKEVKPEKEAKAEEEVKPEVKVFGKKVVKAKKEVEAKVTSEKIEAHKKESKADKKEVKPEKEAIKTEEEVKPEVKVFGKKVVKAEKEVEAKVTSEKIEAHKKETKADKKEVKPEKEAKAEEEVKPEVKVFGKKVVKAEKEVEDKVTSEKMEAHKKETKADKKEVKPEKEVIKTDKGVKPEKKVVDKKEVKAEKEVEAKVASEKKEAHKKETKADKKEVKPEKEAIKTEEEVKPEVKVFGKKVVKAEKEVEAKVTSEKIEAHKKETKADKKEVKPEKEAKAEEEVKPEVKVFGKKVVKAEKEVEDKVTSEKKEAHKKEIEADKKEVKPEKEVIKTDKGVKPEKKVVDKKVLKAEKDVEAKVISEKKEAHKKEIKADKKEVKSEKEAKAEEVKPEVKVFGKKVVKAEKEVEAKVTSEKKEAHKKEIEADKKEVKSEKEAIKTDKEVKPEIKLMGKNLVKAEKEVEAKVKLEKIETHKKQTKADKKEVKPEKEAIKIDKEVKPEKKVVDKKEVKAEKDVEAMVTSEKIKAQQKETKADKKEVKPKKEAIKTDKEVKPEKKVVDKKEVKAEKEVEAKVTSEKKEAHKKETKADKKEVKPEKEAIKTDKEVKAEKKVFGKKGVKAEKEVEALKESKPIKAVKPKVAAEKIEVHKKEIKADKKDMKPEKGSVKAEKKDVKAEREGKAIKEEVKAKINEEDQGEVKVKKEVMAALQPEKKEGDKREVKADKKPVKAEKDVMPKKKQADQKEVKVEMKEVRAEKEGKVPKESKANIKPTLKKADLDVKETEAELQKEKAKKAGPSIKEIAASKEKTKTVVEKKEQEGTHKNASLTKERLKVVPMKKDLEVTKERPKPTTVKTEAVTSKEKSRSAPSIKEAGVSHRNVSLTKERVKVVAREAEAPKQKTKPAAPGKETLLKEKTKTSSSKKEADTPKEKAKPVIPTKVLEVPKKKVKTAPVKKEPEALKEKAVKEEQDVAKEKAKPAPAKKEPDAPKAKTKQESVKKESETLRREEKEKAKPAIKKDTPKTKTRSKTRLPMKKEAEFSHRNISLTKERVKVVALKKEQETPKEKVTSATAKKEPEATKDKAKPTALKKGVYAEPTAKKEKAKSVSVKKDPEATKVVKSAPAEKGTFSHLADIKPKERVVPPVLRKADVSRQKVKSVAPKKETEAQKDKSKSAATQKEPVTMKELKAANIKKGDSKENVKPTPTVKERDVPEKAKTNTVKKVTEDRVLKEKQRLEPAKKDISHIADPVESDNLSTEDEMPYFQCFFVDEDDVQYPFYPFSPLQM, from the exons ATGGCGGCAGCTGCTCCTCAAG CCGACGGGCACACTGGAGAAACGGGGCGTGTGTCGTCTCCTCCGAAGGCCCCGGGCTTCTGGCTGTTGCGGACGCTGAGCTTCTCTGTGGAGTTGCTGGTGGCCCTGGCTTTCCTCCTCTGCTGGATCGGGGCAGGCGTCATGATGTTCGAAATTGTGGAATACAAAGGGGTTACTG ATATTCAAGAAATTGTCATGGATCCCATGAAAGCTATAAATGAGGCTGTAGATGGCATATCCAACTTGTTCAATGGAGCGCAAG AACTTGTTCCTGAACTGGACCCCATGACTGCTATTAACTTTGCAACTGAGGAAATAACCGATGCGAAAGAAGAATTTGTGAGCTACCTTTCTGATGAAGAAG gaaacatttatttaagctACATTGACCCAGTGATCATAGGCAGAGGTGCCTTCGAGGCTACCAATGACCTCATGTGTGAAGCTGGGAGCACCATACAACACACGCTTTGTACTGTATTTGATACGATCCTGGATCTTCTAAAAG gAAAATACGACTTGAGCTACATTGACCCTGTAGTCATAGGCCGAGGTGTCTTTGAGGTTATCAATGGCTTCATGTGTAAAGTGGGGGACGCCATACAAGACATTCTTTGTAGTGCTTTGGACACTTTCTTGGATAGTGTGAAAG CTGCTCTTCAATGGGTGGGCTTTAACCCCATGATAATCGTGGAGACTGTCTCTGAATGGATGAGCTCACTTTGGGCATACTTATGGAACCTACTGCAAG GCGTCTTAAATGTGAAGTTCAGTCCCATGACGGTTCTCACTAGAACAGTGGACATAATCATTGAGCAGAAGAACATTCTTGTGAACTACCTCTCCCACTTGCTAATGGGAGACCAAG GGGTCATTCCAGACATAACCTTTGACCCGATGCAAGTGGTCACAGATGCCATGGTGGAGATCACAGACAAGAGGAACATATTTCTATCTTATCTGTCAAACATGATCATGGATGACAAAG GTGAATCTACACCATCTGAGATACATCTTATTAGGAGGAAAG GAGAGTTTTTACCGCCTTTGGAAAAAG TTGCAGAACTGACGCACACCAAAGAAAAGGACAAGATCAGTGTTCCTTCAGAAACGGAGGAGAAATACGACACGGCATCCATGGAGGATGtgaaagaggcagaggaggagcatg ATAAAGATGATGAAGGAAATAAAGATCCTGGAGAACCACTGGATGAAGCAGTCTCTGATGGAGACTACATGGAGGCGGAGTTGCAGGAAGAAGATGCCGACGAAAGCAAGAACACGGAACATAAGCAGAAGAGGAATGTCCGCATAACCTACGAGAGGGTACGAAGAATAGGATCAAAGGCCCACTTGAAAAAGGATCAAGAGCAACCAGAAGAGACAGATCATCAAGTCAaggtagaggaagagaagatagaaggagaggtggtggaagaagagaaggaagcaCAGGAGCAGGCCCAACCCTTACAAAAGGCTGTTGAGGCAGAAGATGACCATCCGGatgaaggaagagaagaaacgaagaaacaggaggaggagaaaaagaagactGGTGATCTTCATTTCAAACACCAGGTGGTATTAGAAGCAGGTGGTGACCAGGAACAGGACATGACAGGCATTGAACAAGATAAGGAAGGAGAGCAGGCTGTCACAGAAGAGGCagtagaggagaaggaggaggaggaaccagCAAATGAAgaggtgaaagaggaggaggtagaggaaacaGAAGATGAAGAGGcgaaagaggagaaggaggaggaggaaccagCAAATGAAGAGGtaaaagaggagaaggaggaggaagaaacagCAAATGAAGAGGTgaaagagaagaaggaggaacCCGCAAATGAAgaggtgaaagaggaggaggaggaggaggaggaacccgCAAATGAAgaggtgaaagaggaggagaaggaagaacaGCCAGTGGAGGAAAACAAGGCTGCCATAGAAGAAGTGGTAGAGAAtgaggagctgaagaaggagaagaaagaagaagagcCTGCTAAAGAAGAAgtaatggaggaggaggaggaaaaggtggaggtgaagaaagagaaggataaggagaaagaggaagagaaacataAGCTAGTAAATGAAGAGGATGATCATGTCGTCCTGACAACTGAAAAGTTTGATGTTGTTGACATCATGACTGGCATTGCatctgaagaggaagaggaagaaaaggaaaCAACACCTCCTGTTACTGATGATGAAGATTACTCTGACATCATTGATGAtgatgaaaacaacaacaacagcgaAAGCAAGAAAACAGAACCCAAACGGAAGAGGAATGTCCACATTCCTTATGAGCGAATAAGGAGAATCGGATCAAGGGCCCATCTCAAACTTGATGAAGAGGTGCCCAAAGTGGAAGATTACCAAGGCAAAGACACAAAGGATGACAAAG TTCTCAGGGAATCAACAGAAAGACGAGCAAAACAGGAGGTAGAGGACGTTCTTAAAG ATCTCAGGGCTGCACAGGTCAGAAAATTGGAGAGAGTGCAAAGGAGGAAAGAGaatgaagagaaaaaagagaagccTGTGAAACTCGAGAGAAAGtctgagaaagagaaggaggaagagcttTCTGAGGACAAGATTGGAGAGGCTAAGAACAGTGTGAAAAAGGCAGAAAAGCTACAGCTTAAAG ATGAACTTCTGAAGAAGTCTGCTGAAGAAATAAAAGCAGTGAACGAGACAGGGCCTCTGAGGAGGAGATTTGCTCACCAGACTAAAATGACAG CCATTGAACCCAAGATGACAGTCAAGGAGTTGAAGGATGTGAAGGCCTACAAAACAGAGTCTGACAAGAAAGAGGTAAAGTCCGAGACGGAAGCCATCAAGGCTGATGAGGAGGTGAAGCCAGAGAAAAAGGTGTTTGGCAAAAAAGTGGTAAAGGCTGAAAAGGACGTTGAGGCCAAGGTGACATCAGAAAAAATAGAGGCTCACAAAAAAGAGAGCAAGGCTGACAACAAAGAGGTGAAGCCCGAGAAAGAAGCCAtcaagactgaggaggaggtgaagccaGAGGTAAAAGTGTTTGGCAAAAAAGTGGTAAAGGCCGAAAAGGAGGTTGAGGCCAAGGTGACATCAGAGAAAATAGAGGCTCACAAAAAAGAGACCAAGGCTGACAAGAAAGAGGTGAAGCCCGAAAAGGAAGccaaggctgaggaggaggtgaagccaGAGGTAAAAGTGTTTGGTAAAAAAGTGGTTAAGGCCGAAAAGGAGGTTGAGGCCAAGGTGACATCAGAGAAAAAAGAGGCTCACAAAAAAGAGATTGAGGCTGACAAAAAAGAGGTGAAGCCCGAGAAGGAAGTCATCAAGACTGACAAGGGGGTgaagccagagaaaaaagtggTTGACAAAAAAGAGGTAAAGGCCGAAAAGGAGGTTGAAGCCAAGGTGGCATCAGAAAAAATAGAGGCTCACAAAAAAGAGACCAAGGCTGATAAGAAAGAGGTGAAGCCCGAAAAAGAAGCCAtcaagactgaggaggaggtgaagccaGAGGTAAAAGTGTTTGGCAAAAAAGTGGTAAAG GCCGAAAAGGAGGTTGAGGCCAAGGTGACAACAGATAAAATAGAGGCTCACAAAAAAGAGACCAAGACTGACAAGAAAGAGGTGAAGCCCGAGAAGGAAGccaaggctgaggaggaggtgaagccaGAGGTAAAAGTGTTTGGCAAAAAAGTGGTAAAGGCCAAAAAGGAGGTTGAGGCCAAGGTGACATCAGAGAAAATAGAGGCTCACAAAAAAGAGAGCAAGGCTGACAAAAAAGAGGTGAAGCCCGAGAAAGAAGCCAtcaagactgaggaggaggtgaagccaGAGGTAAAAGTGTTTGGCAAAAAAGTGGTAAAGGCCGAAAAGGAGGTTGAGGCCAAGGTGACATCAGAGAAAATAGAGGCTCACAAAAAAGAGACCAAGGCTGACAAGAAAGAGGTGAAGCCCGAGAAGGAAGCCATCAAGACTGATAAGGAGGTGAAGGCAGAGAAAAAGGTGTTTGGCAAAAAAGGGGTAAAGGCCGAAAAGGAGGTTGAGGCCAAGGTGACAACAGATAAAATAGAGGCTCACAAAAAAGAGACCAAGACTGACAAGAAAGAGGTGAAGCCCGAGAAGGAAGccaaggctgaggaggaggtgaagccaGAGGTAAAAGTGTTTGGCAAAAAAGTGGTAAAGGCCAAAAAGGAGGTTGAGGCCAAGGTGACATCAGAGAAAATAGAGGCTCACAAAAAAGAGAGCAAGGCTGACAAGAAAGAGGTGAAGCCCGAGAAAGAAGCCAtcaagactgaggaggaggtgaagccaGAGGTAAAAGTGTTTGGCAAAAAAGTGGTAAAGGCCGAAAAGGAGGTTGAGGCCAAGGTGACATCAGAGAAAATAGAGGCTCACAAAAAAGAGACCAAGGCTGACAAGAAAGAGGTGAAGCCCGAGAAGGAAGccaaggctgaggaggaggtgaagccaGAGGTCAAAGTGTTTGGTAAAAAAGTGGTAAAGGCCGAAAAGGAGGTTGAGGACAAGGTGACATCAGAGAAAATGGAGGCTCACAAAAAAGAGACCAAGGCTGACAAGAAAGAGGTGAAGCCCGAGAAGGAAGTCATCAAGACTGACAAGGGGGTgaagccagagaaaaaagtggTTGACAAAAAAGAGGTAAAGGCCGAAAAGGAGGTTGAGGCCAAGGTGGCATCAGAGAAAAAAGAGGCTCACAAAAAAGAGACCAAGGCTGATAAGAAAGAGGTGAAGCCCGAGAAAGAAGCCAtcaagactgaggaggaggtgaagccaGAGGTAAAAGTGTTTGGCAAAAAAGTGGTAAAGGCCGAAAAGGAGGTTGAGGCCAAGGTGACATCAGAGAAAATAGAGGCTCACAAAAAAGAGACCAAGGCTGACAAGAAAGAGGTGAAGCCCGAGAAGGAAGccaaggctgaggaggaggtgaagccaGAGGTAAAAGTGTTTGGTAAAAAAGTGGTAAAGGCCGAAAAGGAGGTTGAGGACAAGGTGACATCAGAGAAAAAAGAGGCTCACAAAAAAGAGATTGAGGCTGACAAAAAAGAGGTGAAGCCCGAGAAGGAAGTCATCAAGACTGACAAGGGGGTgaagccagagaaaaaagtggTTGACAAAAAAGTGCTAAAGGCCGAAAAGGATGTTGAGGCCAAGGTGATATCAGAGAAAAAAGAGGCTCACAAAAAAGAGATCAAGGCTGACAAGAAAGAGGTGAAGTCCGAGAAGGAAGCCAAGGCTGAGGAGGTGAAGCCAGAGGTAAAAGTGTTTGGCAAAAAAGTGGTAAAGGCCGAAAAGGAGGTTGAGGCCAAGGTGACATCAGAGAAAAAAGAGGCTCACAAAAAAGAGATTGAGGCTGACAAAAAAGAGGTAAAGTCTGAGAAAGAAGCCATCAAGACTGACAAGGAGGTTAAGCCAGAGATAAAATTGATGGGCAAAAATTTGGTAAAGGCCGAAAAGGAGGTTGAGGCCAAAGTGAAATTAGAGAAAATAGAGACTCACAAAAAACAGACCAAGGCTGACAAGAAAGAGGTGAAGCCCGAGAAGGAAGCCATCAAGATTGATAAGGAGGTgaagccagagaaaaaagtggTTGACAAAAAAGAGGTAAAGGCCGAAAAGGACGTTGAGGCCATGGTGACATCAGAGAAAATAAAGGCTCAACAAAAAGAGACCAAGGCTGACAAAAAAGAGGTGAAGCCCAAGAAGGAAGCCATCAAGACTGATAAGGAGGTGAAGCCAGAGAAAAAGGTGGTTGACAAAAAAGAGGTAAAGGCCGAAAAGGAGGTTGAGGCCAAGGTGACATCAGAGAAAAAAGAGGCTCACAAAAAAGAGACCAAGGCTGACAAGAAAGAGGTGAAGCCCGAGAAGGAAGCCATCAAGACTGATAAGGAGGTGAAGGCAGAGAAAAAGGTGTTTGGCAAAAAAGGGGTAAAGGCCGAAAAGGAGGTTGAGGCTCTCAAGGAGTCAAAACCCATAAAGGCAGTTAAGCCCAAAGTGGCAGCAGAGAAAATTGAGGTTCACAAAAAGGAGATCAAGGCTGACAAGAAAGACATGAAGCCTGAAAAGGGGTCGGTTAAGGCTGAGAAGAAGGAcgtgaaagcagagagagaggggaaggcaaTCAAGGAGGAGGTGAAAGCCAAGATAAATGAGGAAGACCAAGGAGAAGTAAAGGTGAAGAAGGAGGTTATGGCTGCACTGCagccagagaaaaaagagggTGACAAAAGAGAGGTGAAGGCCGACAAGAAGCCGGTGAAGGCTGAAAAGGATGTGATGCCCAAGAAAAAACAAGCTGACCAAAAAGAGGTGAAGGTTGAGATGAAGGAGGTGAGGGCTGAGAAGGAGGGTAAAGTCCCAAAAGAGTCGAAGGCCAACATAAAGCCTACTTTGAAAAAGGCTGATCTTGATGTCAAAGAAACAG AAGCAGAACTTCAAAAAGAGAAGGCCAAGAAGGCAGGTCCTTCTATAAAAg AGATTGCTGCTTCTAAAGAGAAGACCAAGACAGTTGTTGAAAAGAAAG AGCAAGAGGGCACCCACAAGAATGCTTCTCTTACCAAGGAGAGGCTGAAAGTAGTGCCAATGAAGAAAG ATCTTGAAGTTACTAAAGAGAGGCCAAAACCAACTACAGTGAAGACAG AAGCTGTCACATCAAAGGAAAAATCAAGATCGGCCCCATCAATCAAAG AGGCTGGAGTTTCCCACCGAAATGTGTCCCTTACAAAGGAGAGGGTGAAGGTTGTGGCCCGAGAAG CAGAAGCTCCTAAACAGAAGACCAAGCCTGCAGCTCCTGGGAAAG AAACTCTtctgaaagaaaaaacaaagacaTCCTCTTCAAAGAAAG AAGCAGACACTCCTAAAGAAAAAGCCAAGCCAGTGATCCCAACTAAAG TTCTAGAGGTTCCCAAGAAGAAGGTAAAAACAGCACCTGTTAAGAAAG AGCCTGAGGCCTTGAAAGAAAAGGCTGTGAAGGAAG AGCAAGATGTTGCAAAAGAAAAGGCCAAACCAGCTCCTGCAAAGAAAG AGCCTGATGCACCAAAGGCCAAGACCAAGcaagaatcagtgaaaaaag AGTCTGAAACTctaagaagagaagagaaagagaaagccaAACCAGCTATTAAGAAAG ATACACCTAAAACAAAGACCAGATCAAAGACCAGACTTCCTATGAAGAAAG AGGCTGAATTTTCTCACAGAAATATCTCACTTACCAAGGAGAGGGTTAAGGTTGTGGCTTTGAAGAAAG AACAAGAGACTCCCAAGGAGAAAGTCACATCAGCAACTGCAAAGAAAG agcCGGAGGCTACTAAAGACAAAGCTAAACCGACTGCTCTGAAGAAAG GTGTTTATGCAGAGCCCACCGCTAAAAAGGAAAAGGCAAAATCTGTGTCTGTGAAGAAAG ATCCTGAGGCTACAAAAGTGGTCAAGTCAGCACCTGCAGAGAaaggtacatttagtcatttagcag ATATAAAGCCTAAAGAGAGGGTCGTACCACCTGTTTTGAGGAAAG CAGATGTCTCCAGACAAAAGGTCAAATCAGTAGCCCCTAAGAAAG AAACCGAGGCTCAGAAAGACAAGTCCAAATCAGCTGCAACCCAGAAAG AACCTGTGACAATGAAGGAACTCAAAGCAGCAAACATTAAGAAAG GGGACTCAAAAGAGAATGTCAAACCAACACCTACTGTGAAAG AACGTGATGTTCCGGAGAAGGCCAAAACAAACACAGTGAAGAAAG TTACAGAAGATAGAGTTCTGAAAGAGAAACAGCGTCTGGAGCCTGCAAAGAAAGATATCTCACACATAG CTGATCCTGTAGAATCAGACAACTTATCAACAGAAG ATGAGATGCCTTACTTCCAGTGCTTCTTTGTGGATGAGGACGACGTGCAGTATCCCTTCTACCCCTTCTCACCGCTCCAGATGTGA